In candidate division WOR-3 bacterium, a single genomic region encodes these proteins:
- a CDS encoding DNA adenine methylase, which translates to MTHIKEFKNTHLNVDLKPFDWYGGKGHMADFILQYVPENLDLYCEPFGGGASLFFNMPPKKIEVYNDIDSRLVNFFRVLQNRSTMAELSHMLSYTLYSYEEYVRALDLLKKEESTSVEKAWAFFVVYNCSYVASGKSKGGWSVSKKVKSNKIKQFRKRIELLDIFCKRFLNVIIDHRDAIDCIKKFDTEGSFFYLDPPYPAETRTKNYVYKYETSQILHERLVQQMLTSKGMFILSCYWHDVYQPLIDFGYRMVDFKVVCYSGGMQGKKPSRKEVLLLSPNLKVRQLKMF; encoded by the coding sequence ATGACACATATAAAAGAATTTAAAAATACACATCTTAATGTGGACTTAAAACCGTTTGACTGGTACGGCGGAAAAGGACACATGGCTGATTTTATCCTTCAATATGTTCCTGAAAATTTGGATTTATACTGCGAACCATTTGGCGGTGGTGCTTCGCTTTTTTTTAACATGCCTCCGAAAAAAATTGAAGTTTACAACGATATTGATAGCCGGCTTGTAAATTTTTTTAGGGTTCTTCAGAACCGTAGCACTATGGCAGAGCTTAGCCATATGTTATCTTACACATTATATTCTTATGAAGAATATGTTCGTGCATTAGATTTATTAAAAAAAGAAGAAAGTACGTCTGTAGAAAAAGCTTGGGCATTTTTTGTTGTTTATAATTGCTCATATGTTGCATCTGGCAAAAGCAAGGGCGGGTGGTCTGTGAGTAAAAAAGTCAAGTCGAACAAAATAAAGCAGTTTAGAAAAAGAATTGAATTATTAGACATCTTTTGTAAAAGGTTTTTGAATGTAATCATTGACCATCGCGATGCGATAGATTGTATAAAAAAGTTTGACACGGAAGGTTCTTTCTTTTATTTAGACCCACCATATCCCGCAGAAACGCGGACAAAAAATTATGTGTACAAATATGAAACCTCTCAAATTTTGCATGAGAGGCTGGTTCAACAGATGCTTACATCAAAGGGTATGTTTATTTTATCGTGCTATTGGCACGATGTATATCAACCGTTAATAGATTTTGGGTATCGAATGGTAGATTTCAAAGTGGTTTGTTACTCAGGCGGAATGCAGGGGAAAAAACCAAGCCGCAAAGAAGTTTTGCTTCTAAGTCCAAATTTAAAAGTAAGGCAACTAAAAATGTTTTGA